GCCGCCCGCGAGATCGCAGAGACGGTCGAGGACGCGGAGCTTTTCCTGTACCCCGGTGATCACCACTACTTCGCCGACAGCTCGCTGCCGTCCTATGATGCGGATGCGACCGCTCTACTGACCACTCGCGTGCTTATTTTTTTGGATCGCACGACGACCAGCCTTGCAGGCAAGAAGCACTCCAAGGACAATTTGTAGACCGCCGGCCTCCCGGATGCTTCCTTAGCGCCCGCCCATGGCCCATTGGCTGCTACGGGTTCCACGACCTTGCGATAGAGATGCCAGGTGGTGTGTCCGAGCACGCCAGACGCTGAATATAGTCTTATCCGGGTTTGCTGGATCTCAAGGCGTCCGTGATCTCTGCTCGTGCAACGCCGATGAGCGCCTCCATCGCTCTGCGCGCCGCGTCCGGATCTCTCATCCGGATAGCATCGAGGACGACATGATGCTTATCGAGAGCTTGTTCGTGAGACTGGCTGGCACGATTTGTGAGACGGAAACTGGCGAGCAAAGCAGCCCGAATAGCAGTCGCGAACTGCCGGTAGACCCAGTTGCCGCTGGCATTGATAATCGCGGTATGAAAATCCAAATCTGCCCGGCTCCATTCTTCGGTGTCGCGGGCATTGGCATCGACCATGTCTTCGTAGGCCTGTGCGATGCGTGCCAACTGCTTGGCCGTAGCGTTCGTGGCCGCCTGCGCGGCAGCTGCAGGCTCCAGCAGATGTCGTGCGTCGATCAACGATGTGTAGAAGGCTTCGTCGCCACCCATGGACAACATCACGTCCAGGACAAGCGGATCCAGATAGTTCCAATTCTCGCGTGGGAGGACAGTCGTCCCCGCTCGCGTGCGGGAGCGGGTCATTCCCAGAGCCACAAGATACTGCATAGCCTCACGTAGGCTTGTACGACTGACCCCGAACTTTTCAGTCAGGTCCGCTTCGTTAGGAAGCGTCGAACCTTCCGGCAGTTTTCCCGAGACGATCTGCTCGACGAGTTGCGTGAGCAACGCTTCGCGGACCGAGCGTTTTCCACGACCGGCAATCTCCTCTCCACTCTCAGTCAACTTTCTATCGGTTCGCATCATTTCCCCTGAACTCCTCGTTTCACGCCACTCTTTCACGGTGACTGCCGGTTCATTTCCGCTGGTTCCTAATCATACTCAACTAGCACGAAGCTAGCTGAAAAAACCACACTTATAGAAAAATAAATCCTATTTATATTGACATTAATCGTACCAATAATATTGTTTGCTCGTCTGCATGAGCCCGGCACGCCCGAGTTCAACGATTTTCTGCAATCAATAGGGAGGGAGCGATGAAGCTCATCAAGCAAGCTGCCGTCTTGGCGCTAAGCACGTTCAGCGCCGCGTTTGTCACGCCGGTCTATGCCCAGGACAAAGATCTCAAAGTTGGCGCCATCTACATGGATGCGCAAGGCTTCTATGCCGGTGTTCGCAAAGGCATCCAAACCGGCGCGAACGACGCTGGCCGGAAGCTCGATATCGTTGAGACCAATGCGCAAGGAGATGTGAGCAAAGAATCCTCCTTCATCGATTCGCTGATCTCGTCCGGGGTGCAGGCGATCATCGTTTCGCCGGTTTCAGCCGACGGCTCCTACCGAGCAATTCGTCGCGCTCACGAAGCAGGTATTCCGGTCGTCTGCTACAACACCTGCTTGAACGACGCCGACATGAAGCAATATATCTCGGCCTATGCCGTCGGCGACCCCTATGATTTCGGGCATAAACTCGGTGATGCGGCTGCCGATTACTTCATCGCCGAGAAGAAGGACGCGCCGAAAATCGCTGTTCTCAACTGCGAATTCGTCGAAGTCTGCGTTACCCGCCGCAAGGGCTTCGAGGAAGCGCTGAAGGCCAAGATTCCGGGCGCTCAGATCGTTGCGAACCAGGAAGGTGCTATCCTCGACAAGGCGGTTTCCGTCGCGAGCACGATGCTTTCGTCCAACCCCGATATCGATGCGTTCTTCGGTGAAGCCGGTGGCGCTACGCTTGGTGCTGCTCGTGCCGTCAAGAGTCAGGGCAAGACCGGCAAGGTTGTCGTCTTTGGTGGCGATATGACCACGGAGATCGCTCAAGAACTTGCAGACTTCACGGTCATCAAGGCAGTCGTAGACATTTCGGGCCAGGGCCTCGGCAAGCTGGCGCTCGCACAGGCGATCAAGTCGATCGATGGCCAGCCGCCGGAGGGGATCAAGGTTCCCTACGATATCGATCTCTACAAGTCGTCCGACGACGGCAAGGCTTGGCTCAAGGCGCATGCCGACGGTATTCCGTGAGGTATGTCGTCTGACGAGACCAGCAATCGAGGCCGCCAGGAAGCTGGCGGCGTCTTCTCATCGGTGGATAATGTCATGACACAGATATCGCGCTCGGTTGAGGCTGCTCGCCGCTCAATCGCGTCAATCAAGGGATGCACCCGCCAATACCCGGGCGTATTGGCCCTTGACAACGCAACTTTTGAAGTCGCGGCAGGCGAGGTTAGGGCCCTTCTAGGCAAAAACGGCGCCGGCAAATCGACCCTCATCCGGCTCCTGACCGGAGCCGAAGTGCCAGACACCGGAAGCGTCGCGGTTGATGGCGAGGAACTCCGTTATTCAGGCTCAAATCGGGCTCAGGATGCTTTCGATAAGGGAGTGCGCGTCGTCTACCAGGAGCTTAGCCTGGTGCCGGGAATGTCGCTTGCCGAAAACCTCTTCCTCGGGCGCTGGCCGCGAAAAGGGGGTGTCATCCAGTACGCCAATATGGAGGCCGAGGCTTCCGAGGCGATGGGCCGGCTTGGTTTGGACCGGCCGCCCAATTCCCTGGTGGCGAGCCTAAGCCCGGCTGAACGCCAGCTGCTGGAAATCGCCCGCGTACTGCTCGGCAAACCTAAGCTTGTTATCCTGGACGAACCAACGAGCTCGCTCGCTGCAGTTGAGGCCGAGAAAGTGATGGCGGCCGTCAAGCGGATCGCTTCCGATGGCATTGCGGTCATCTACGTCAGTCATCGGATGAACGAAATTCGTCAGATCGCGCACTCGGCGACGATTATGCGCGATGGTCGCATTATCGAAACGGTTGATGTAAAGGGCGCCGACACGCGCGAGATTGTCCGGCTTATGCTCGGGTCTGAAGCGTCTCAGACGGCCGCACTCGAAAACAGAAGCCAGGGACAGACCGTTCTCGAAGTAAAGGACCTTGCTCTGTCCCCTAAACTGGCCTCCATCTCCTTTTCGCTCAAGGCAGGGGAAGTTTTGGGCATCGCGGGTCTGCTTGGTTCCGGCCGTACCGAGCTTCTGCAAGCGATTATGGGTGTCCAAACCCAGGACCGCGGCAACGTGCTTGTTGACGGGGTTTCGGTGACGCCCGGTCACTACAAGAAAATGATAGCCCGAGGTTTCGGATATACGCCGGAAAGCCGCAAGGAAGAGGGGATCGTCCCGCTCCTTGGGGTCGATGAGAACACGTTGTCGACGAATTTTTCGGGCGTCAGCAAGAGTGGCATTCTTTCCTCCAGATTGATGGCAGAAGCCACGCGCAAAGTCGTCGAGAGACTGCATATCAAGACGGCGCGGACAGATAGTCCTATCGGCACGCTGTCAGGCGGCAATCAGCAGAAGGTTGTCATCGGTCGTTGGGTTTACGCCAACAGTCGCGTCCTTCTTCTCGACGAGCCCACTCGCGGCGTTGACGTCGAGGCCAAGGCCCAGATCTATACAATCATCCGTCAGCTCGCTGCCGAAGGGCGCAGCATCATCTTCGTCTCGAGTGAGATTGAGGAGCTGCCTCTCGTCTGCGATCGGGTTCTCGTGCTTCGTGACGGGACGCTGCAGGAAGAGTTCAAATCACCGACCATTGATCAGGACGCCTTGATGGCAGCCTGCATCGCAGGACATTGAGGGAGACACGCGATGTCACTCGACCAGGCTGCAAAGCCCATTTCCGCCCGGACCTCGAACAAATCCGGCTTCAACTTCTCTCAACACATGAACGAACTCAGCCTGTTCGTTGCAATTGTCGTACTCTACATCGTCTTCACATCGACGGCGAATGGCTTTCTATCCTTTAATAATCAAATCAACATCCTCCGCGACGCGGCGACGATCGGTATTGCTGCGTGGGCCGCAACGCTGATCATCATCGCCGGTGAGATTGATGTCAGCGTCGGACCGATGGTGGCTTTCATCTCGGTGGTCCTGGCGTTTTTTCTTCAGTGGGGCGTTCCTACTCCGATTGCATTTGCGCTTGCGATTGTCGTCGGTGCACTGCTTGGATCTATCGCAGGAGCATTGCGTGCGTATTTCGATGTGCCGTCTTTTGTCGGGACGTTGGGCCTTTGGAGCGCCTTGCGCGGGACGGCTCTCTTTGTGACGGACGCGCTTCCGGTCTCGATTGGTCGAAACGACACCTTGGACGCGTTGGATCGCTCGGTCCTCGGCATCCCACCTGCGGCTATCATTATGCTGGTGTTGTTCGCAGTCTTTGCATTCATCAGCCGAAAGACTGCGTTTGGACGGTCGGTCTTCGCGATTGGCGGCAATGCGCATGCTGCGTTCCTGAGCGGTATCAGCGTATCGAAGATCCGCGTTACGCTTTTCGCGATTGCCGGTGCCATGGCAGCGATCTCGGGCATTCTGCTGGTGTCGCGCCTTGGGTCCGGCAATGCGACCGCAGCCACCGGCCTCGAATTCGATGTCATCGCGGCAGTCGTTGTCGGCGGCACCTCGCTGTCGGGAGGGCGGGGATCAATGCTCGGTACGCTCCTGGGCGTGTTGGTCATTACTCTCATTGGAAACGGCCTCGTCTTGCTGGGGATCAATCCCTTCTTCCAGCAGGTCGTTCGTGGTCTGATCATTGTTATCGCGGTGCTTGCCAATATTCAGGCGATCAAGCGCAGCGTGTCGCGTAACAAGGGTTGAGCCCATGTCGGTAGTCAACCTCGCAGCTGGCCCGCTTTCGCTTCGCGTCTCGACGAAGGGCGGGCTTTTGCTGGGCTTTTGGCGGGACGTTGGTATCGGAAAAGTCCCGCTGTTACGCCCCAGCCAGTCGGAGGACGCAAATGCATTGGGATCGTCCTGCTATCCGCTCGTGCCATTCGGCAATCGGGTGAAGGACAACCGGTTTTCCTTCGATGGCAACGACTACCAGTTCAGGCCGAATACCGAGTGGGATAAGCATTATCTGCACGGTGAAGGATGGCAAGCGGAGTGGTCGCTGGGAAGACAAACGCCCACCTCGGTCGAGATGAGCTTTACCCATCGGGGCGGTGCAACCCCTTACGAATATCGGGCGCATCAGCACTTTGCTCTAAGTGAGGAGAGGCTGACGATGACGCTGACGGTCGAAAACCGCGGCGAACGAGCTATGCCGTTCGGGCTGGGTTGGCATCCCTATTTCCCGATGACGCCCAACACCACGTTGCTCGCGCCTGCCCGGAAATTCTGGACGGAGGTGAAAGGTTGGCTGCCGGGTGAGCAAACCGAAATTCCGGCAGATCTTGATTTCAGTTCACCAGCGAAGCTGCCTCATCGATGGGTCAACAACGGTTTCGAGGATTGGAGCGGCGAGGCATTTATAGTATGGCCGGAGTGGCACACATCGCTGCATCTAACCGCTGACGCAATCTTCAAGCACGCCTTTGTATTCGTGTCGGACACGACATTCGATCCAGACTTTAAGCGCGACTACTTTTGCTTCGAGCCAATGACCCATCTGGCCAATGGACATAACCTGCCTGATCTCGGCGAGTTGAAGGTGTTGCAACCCGGCGAAATCCTCTCCGGAAGCATGCGCCTGCGCCCCTCAAGCCACTGGAATTGACGGTTTTGGAGTTTATGAATGTCTACGATCGACCGTTATGACTATATCATAGTTGGCGGCGGAAGCTCTGCCTGTGTGGTTGCGGCGAAACTGGTGCGAGAGGGCAGGGCCAAGGTTCTGCTTCTAGAGCGTGGCCCCGCCAAGGCTAACCCTATCATGCACTTTCCGGCGGGCTACATGAAGTTCCTCGCCAAGGACACGTATCTGTCCATGCACCAGACGAAGCCGCAGCCGCAACTGAACGGGCGCGGTCCGATCGTCCCACAGGGGAAAGTGCTAGGTGGCGGCAGCACGGTCAACGCGATGGTTTATATGCGCGGCCAGGCTGCCGACTTCGATCTTTGGAACGAACTCGCCACGTCAGAAGGCTCCAACGATGGAGCGTGGTCATACGCAGACCTGCTGCCATATTTCAAAGAGCAGGAAGATAACGACCATCTTGCCGGCGAATTTCATGGGGTAGGCGGGCCGCTCAAGATCTCTCATCTCGGCCATACCAGCCCGATGACGCGCACCTACATAAAGACGCTGCAGGGTATGGAAATCCCTTATAATCCTGACTTCAATGGTGCCCGCCAGTTCGGTGTCGGCTTCATGCAGCACACAATCGATTGGAGGACTCGCAAGCGCTCCAGCTCCGTCGACGCCTTCCTCGCCCCGGTTATGAACAACCCACTGCTGACGATCGAAACTGAAGCAACAGTGACGTCGCTGGAGATGAACGGCGACCAGGTGACTGGCGTCCGATACGTGCAGAAGGGCACATCGAAGCAGGCGGACGCTGGCAAGGAGGTCATACTTGCAGCTGGCGCTTACCAGACGCCGAAGCTCCTCATGCTGTCGGGCATTGGTCCGGAGGATGAGCTGACAAGGCACGGCCTGAAGACAGTCGTCGCGTTGCCCGGTGTCGGGAAGAATCTGCAGGACCACTATGAGTGCCCGGTCGTCGCGACCACAAAGGGCTCGTTTGGCTATTATGGGCAAGACCGCGGTTGGCCGATGATCAAGGCCGGATTGCAGTATCTGATGTTCAAGTCGGGGCCGGTCTCGACCACTGGGGTCGAGACGTGCGCGTTCTATGATCCAGACGGCAATAATGACCGACCGACTATCCAAATGTTCTGTGTTCCTACGGTTTACCTCGACCGTGACGTCATGGGTACCGAACCTGGCGACGGCGTGACGATCAACTCACTTCTGTTGCGACCGAAGGCAAGAGGCTCGGTGACACTGGCATCGAAGGACCCCTTCGACAATCCCATCGTCGACACGCGAATTTTCGGCCATCCGGACGACCTGCGTCTCACCATGGCAGCTTTCCGGTTCGCGAGAACAGTGTTGGACGCGTCGCCTATGAGGGACCTGATCGAAAAAGAAATTTTTCCGGGACCGGACGTAACCAGCGACGATGCCGTCGCGGCTCACTGCAAACGGACAGTGAAGACGGGATACCACCCCGTCGGGACTTGTAAGATGGGACGGGATTCGGATCAGGAAGCTGTCTTGGATCTAAACCTGCGGGTAAGGGGAACGCGAAGCCTTCGAGTGGTGGATGCATCGATGATGCCGGCGATCGTCAGCGGCAACACCAACGCCGCTGTCATGGCAGCAGCGGGAAAAGCTGCAGACCTCATCCTCGCATGAACAGGCATATTTCATGAAAATCACAAGGCTTACGACCTACATTGTCCCACCACGATGGTTGTTTCTGAAGATCGAGACGGACGAAGGCATCGTCGGCTGGGGCGAACCGGTTGTCGAGGGCAGAGCATTGACGGTCGAGGCGGCCGTCCATGAACTTGCTGATTACCTTGTCGGCAAGGACCCCTTTTTGATCGAGGACCATTGGACCGTCATGTATCGCGGCGGGTTCTACCGCGGCGGCGCCATCCACATGTCGGCGATCTCGGGGATCGACCAGGCACTCTGGGACATCAAGGGCAAGGCGCTTGGTCAGCCGATCCATTCGCTGCTCGGCGGCCAGGTGCGCGACCGCATCAAGGTCTACTCTTGGATCGGCGGCGATCGCCCGTCCGATGTGGCTGACAATGCCAAGGACGTGGTTTCCCGCGGCTTCAAAGCGATCAAGATGAACGGTGCTGAAGAACTTCAGATCGTAGACACTTACGACAAGATAGATGCGATCATTGCGAACATTGCAGCAGTCCGCGAGGCTGTCGGTCCCCACGTAGGCATCGGCGCCGACTTTCACGGCCGGGTTCATCGACCAATGGCCAAAGTTCTCGCCAAGGAGCTCGAACCCTACAAGCTGCTTTTCATCGAAGAACCGGTGCTGTCCGAACACCGCGAAGCATTGAAGGAAATGGCCAATCATTGTTCAACACCGATTGCTCTCGGCGAGCGCCTGTATTCACGCTGGGACTTCAAGCAGGTTCTCTCGGATGGTTATGTAGACATCTTGCAGCCGGATCTGAGCCATGCTGGAGGCATCACCGAATGCCGCAAGATCGCGACGATGGCCGAGGCTTACGACGTTGCGCTTGCACCACATTGCCCGCTCGGCCCGATTGCCCTTGCTGCCTGCTTGCAGATTGATGCCGTCAGCTACAATGCCTTCATTCAGGAGCAAAGTCTGGGCATTCACTACAACAGCGGAAACGATATCCTCGACTACATCTCAAACACGGAGATTTTCCATTACGACGATGGCTTCGTATCGATACCGCAAGGCCCGGGTCTTGGCATCGAGGTGAACGAGGAATATGTCAGGGACCGCGCCAGGGAGAGCCACCGTTGGCGCAATCCGGTGTGGCGGCATGAGGATGGAAGTCTCGCCGAATGGTAAAGGCGATAGCATGTCGGCGTAACAGTCACCCAATGGTGAATCTCTCCGGCGTTGACGGGCCTGACGGGCTGGCTGTCGATGCCGCCGGTGCAGATCGATCTTGAGGCGCCGCAGCATTCAGAATAGCGTTCGAAACATTCAAACTGCTGAGAGAATCTTCATGGAAAACCGTCCCTACTACGCCCCTCCCGGTGGGCTTCCGCCGCAAACCGATCTCCTGTCCGGCAAAGCGGTCTTCACCACTGCCTATGCGGTGATCCCCCGAGGCGTAATGACGGATATCGTCACGAGCTACCTTCCTCACTGGACGAACACGCGGGCTTGGATCCTTGCGCGGCCTTTGACGGGTTTTTCGGAAACCTTTTCGCAATACATCATGGAGGTCGCACCTGGCGGCGGAAGCACGAAGCCTGAACCGGAGCCGCGCGCTGAAACGGCAATCTTCGTCGTGGCGGGGACTTTGGCGATCGGGTACGAAGGGCGCGTCCACAATCTTCGTCCAGGATCCTTTGCCTTCCTCCCTGCCGGCAGTGCCTGGACGCTCCAAAACGACGGCGCGGATGTGGCGACGTTTCACTGGATAAGAAAGGCCTTCCAGGAGGTCCAGGGATTGGATCGGCCGGCTGCGATCTTCACGCATGAGGAAGAGCATCAGCCGGGTGCGATGCCTGACACGGATGGCCGGTGGGCGACGACGCGCTTCATCGATCCCGCGGACATGCGTTACGACATGCACGTCACCATCGTCACGTTCGAACCGGGTGCTGTGATCCCCTTCATGGAAACCCATGTGATGGA
The window above is part of the Rhizobium sp. WYJ-E13 genome. Proteins encoded here:
- a CDS encoding sugar ABC transporter ATP-binding protein, which codes for MTQISRSVEAARRSIASIKGCTRQYPGVLALDNATFEVAAGEVRALLGKNGAGKSTLIRLLTGAEVPDTGSVAVDGEELRYSGSNRAQDAFDKGVRVVYQELSLVPGMSLAENLFLGRWPRKGGVIQYANMEAEASEAMGRLGLDRPPNSLVASLSPAERQLLEIARVLLGKPKLVILDEPTSSLAAVEAEKVMAAVKRIASDGIAVIYVSHRMNEIRQIAHSATIMRDGRIIETVDVKGADTREIVRLMLGSEASQTAALENRSQGQTVLEVKDLALSPKLASISFSLKAGEVLGIAGLLGSGRTELLQAIMGVQTQDRGNVLVDGVSVTPGHYKKMIARGFGYTPESRKEEGIVPLLGVDENTLSTNFSGVSKSGILSSRLMAEATRKVVERLHIKTARTDSPIGTLSGGNQQKVVIGRWVYANSRVLLLDEPTRGVDVEAKAQIYTIIRQLAAEGRSIIFVSSEIEELPLVCDRVLVLRDGTLQEEFKSPTIDQDALMAACIAGH
- a CDS encoding ABC transporter permease; the encoded protein is MSLDQAAKPISARTSNKSGFNFSQHMNELSLFVAIVVLYIVFTSTANGFLSFNNQINILRDAATIGIAAWAATLIIIAGEIDVSVGPMVAFISVVLAFFLQWGVPTPIAFALAIVVGALLGSIAGALRAYFDVPSFVGTLGLWSALRGTALFVTDALPVSIGRNDTLDALDRSVLGIPPAAIIMLVLFAVFAFISRKTAFGRSVFAIGGNAHAAFLSGISVSKIRVTLFAIAGAMAAISGILLVSRLGSGNATAATGLEFDVIAAVVVGGTSLSGGRGSMLGTLLGVLVITLIGNGLVLLGINPFFQQVVRGLIIVIAVLANIQAIKRSVSRNKG
- a CDS encoding substrate-binding domain-containing protein; this translates as MKLIKQAAVLALSTFSAAFVTPVYAQDKDLKVGAIYMDAQGFYAGVRKGIQTGANDAGRKLDIVETNAQGDVSKESSFIDSLISSGVQAIIVSPVSADGSYRAIRRAHEAGIPVVCYNTCLNDADMKQYISAYAVGDPYDFGHKLGDAAADYFIAEKKDAPKIAVLNCEFVEVCVTRRKGFEEALKAKIPGAQIVANQEGAILDKAVSVASTMLSSNPDIDAFFGEAGGATLGAARAVKSQGKTGKVVVFGGDMTTEIAQELADFTVIKAVVDISGQGLGKLALAQAIKSIDGQPPEGIKVPYDIDLYKSSDDGKAWLKAHADGIP
- a CDS encoding bifunctional allantoicase/(S)-ureidoglycine aminohydrolase, with amino-acid sequence MENRPYYAPPGGLPPQTDLLSGKAVFTTAYAVIPRGVMTDIVTSYLPHWTNTRAWILARPLTGFSETFSQYIMEVAPGGGSTKPEPEPRAETAIFVVAGTLAIGYEGRVHNLRPGSFAFLPAGSAWTLQNDGADVATFHWIRKAFQEVQGLDRPAAIFTHEEEHQPGAMPDTDGRWATTRFIDPADMRYDMHVTIVTFEPGAVIPFMETHVMEHGLYVLEGRAVYRLNEDWVEVQAGDFMWLRAFCPQACYAGGPGRFRYLLYKDVNRHASLW
- a CDS encoding aldose 1-epimerase; its protein translation is MSVVNLAAGPLSLRVSTKGGLLLGFWRDVGIGKVPLLRPSQSEDANALGSSCYPLVPFGNRVKDNRFSFDGNDYQFRPNTEWDKHYLHGEGWQAEWSLGRQTPTSVEMSFTHRGGATPYEYRAHQHFALSEERLTMTLTVENRGERAMPFGLGWHPYFPMTPNTTLLAPARKFWTEVKGWLPGEQTEIPADLDFSSPAKLPHRWVNNGFEDWSGEAFIVWPEWHTSLHLTADAIFKHAFVFVSDTTFDPDFKRDYFCFEPMTHLANGHNLPDLGELKVLQPGEILSGSMRLRPSSHWN
- a CDS encoding FadR/GntR family transcriptional regulator, encoding MMRTDRKLTESGEEIAGRGKRSVREALLTQLVEQIVSGKLPEGSTLPNEADLTEKFGVSRTSLREAMQYLVALGMTRSRTRAGTTVLPRENWNYLDPLVLDVMLSMGGDEAFYTSLIDARHLLEPAAAAQAATNATAKQLARIAQAYEDMVDANARDTEEWSRADLDFHTAIINASGNWVYRQFATAIRAALLASFRLTNRASQSHEQALDKHHVVLDAIRMRDPDAARRAMEALIGVARAEITDALRSSKPG
- the dgoD gene encoding galactonate dehydratase, which codes for MKITRLTTYIVPPRWLFLKIETDEGIVGWGEPVVEGRALTVEAAVHELADYLVGKDPFLIEDHWTVMYRGGFYRGGAIHMSAISGIDQALWDIKGKALGQPIHSLLGGQVRDRIKVYSWIGGDRPSDVADNAKDVVSRGFKAIKMNGAEELQIVDTYDKIDAIIANIAAVREAVGPHVGIGADFHGRVHRPMAKVLAKELEPYKLLFIEEPVLSEHREALKEMANHCSTPIALGERLYSRWDFKQVLSDGYVDILQPDLSHAGGITECRKIATMAEAYDVALAPHCPLGPIALAACLQIDAVSYNAFIQEQSLGIHYNSGNDILDYISNTEIFHYDDGFVSIPQGPGLGIEVNEEYVRDRARESHRWRNPVWRHEDGSLAEW
- a CDS encoding GMC family oxidoreductase, giving the protein MSTIDRYDYIIVGGGSSACVVAAKLVREGRAKVLLLERGPAKANPIMHFPAGYMKFLAKDTYLSMHQTKPQPQLNGRGPIVPQGKVLGGGSTVNAMVYMRGQAADFDLWNELATSEGSNDGAWSYADLLPYFKEQEDNDHLAGEFHGVGGPLKISHLGHTSPMTRTYIKTLQGMEIPYNPDFNGARQFGVGFMQHTIDWRTRKRSSSVDAFLAPVMNNPLLTIETEATVTSLEMNGDQVTGVRYVQKGTSKQADAGKEVILAAGAYQTPKLLMLSGIGPEDELTRHGLKTVVALPGVGKNLQDHYECPVVATTKGSFGYYGQDRGWPMIKAGLQYLMFKSGPVSTTGVETCAFYDPDGNNDRPTIQMFCVPTVYLDRDVMGTEPGDGVTINSLLLRPKARGSVTLASKDPFDNPIVDTRIFGHPDDLRLTMAAFRFARTVLDASPMRDLIEKEIFPGPDVTSDDAVAAHCKRTVKTGYHPVGTCKMGRDSDQEAVLDLNLRVRGTRSLRVVDASMMPAIVSGNTNAAVMAAAGKAADLILA